The DNA window GGACCGGGCTCGCGAGGTAGCCAGCAGCTTGTCCCAGGTTTCCTGGGTGAGCTTGCCATCGGACGGGAATCCGTTCGCCGTCTGGAAGGCGCTGATCGCCTTGGTGAAGCTCTCACCAAGGTGGCCGTCGATCAGGCCTGGCGAGAAGCGCGCGCGGTCCAAGAGAATTTGTGCCTTCAGAACGGCGGGGCTGAAACCCTTTGGGGTGTCGGATGCAAATTGCGCCTGGTTGATGTCGGCCAGATCCTGCTTCGCCGCTTCGGCTGCCCCACAAGCGAGGAGGAACGCT is part of the Mesorhizobium loti genome and encodes:
- a CDS encoding peptidoglycan-binding protein — its product is MIRLLFAAAFLLACGAAEAAKQDLADINQAQFASDTPKGFSPAVLKAQILLDRARFSPGLIDGHLGESFTKAISAFQTANGFPSDGKLTQETWDKLLATSRARS